The DNA region GGCCGCCACCACGTCGCCGGCGAGGACCCGCGGGCTTCGTTCCGCCGTGCCGAGGACGTGCACGCGGTCGATGACGCCGCCCTGCGCCAAGTCGACCCGGACGGCGGATACGCCGCGCACCTTACGGATCACGCCCTCGGCGCGCTGAGCGAGCGTCTCCCCCCGCACCTGTCCCGCCACGCGGACCCGCCTCTCCGGACGTACACCGCCCGTCGCTGCGATCTGCCCTTCTCTACGCCCTGCGGCCCCGCCGCTCCTTCGGACGTTCTACAGAGACCACCGCCGCCGGAGTTGGTCGAGCCCGCCGCCCGCCCGCAGCGCCTGAATCACCGCCGAGACGTAGTCCGCGAGATCCTCGGCGCCGGGGCGCACGACCAGGACCAGCGGCGTCGCCGGGACGCCGGTCGAGGTGGCGCGCAGTCCGGTTCGGCCCGCCACGAACCCGAGTCCCTCGGGTCCATCGGTGATCGCCGCGTCGACACGGCCGGACGCGACGGCGGCGAGACTCTGCTCGGGAAGATACGTGGACACCAACGTGACGCCGGCGTCCCGCGCGATGCGCTCACCGGCGCTTCCGGCGGGCGCCGCGGTCGGGCGGCCCCGCAGGGCCGCGAGATCGTGACCGCGGGTGCGCGAACCCCAGACGATAGTCGGCGAGGCGACCGCGTACGGCGCCGAGGCCGCTCCCGGCACCGTGCCCGTGGGCAACCCGCCGACGGCGAGGTCCGCGTCCGCCGGAAACTTGTCCCGCAGTACGCCGATCGGCGTATCGGTGATCTCCGCGCGCACTCCGAGTGCCTGGGCGACCAGCCCGACGAGATCGACGTCGAAGCCGCGCGGGCCCGAACTGTCCCGGAACGCCATCGGCGGCACGGAGAGATCGGCGGCCACGCGAAGCCGTCCCGCACGCCGCACGGCCGCGACGGCGGGGCCCGCCGCGGCGGGATGCGGCACCGAGGGCAGCGGCGGCGCCTGCTCGGCGGTGCGCGGGCTGCAGGCCGCGACGGCGAGCAGCGCGAGTCCGGCGACGGCGGCGCGCGCCCAGGCAAGGGTCACACCGCTGATTATGCAACAGGGGAGCGGACGCGGCAACGCGAATTTCGAATATTCATGCACACGTTCCGGGCCCCGATCAAGGATCGGACGCGGCGTTGGACCGGCCGGGTCCTGGCGGCCGCGGTGCTCTGCCTGATCGCGGCGGGCGGGGCGGGCGCGGCACCTGTCTATCCTCTATACTACGCGTTCGAGATCCCGCCGGTGTTGACGGGATTCGAGCTGTCGGCAAGCTACGAGCGCCGCGCGATCTATACCGGGCTGCTCCGCGGCACCCTCGGGGGCCTTCCGGTCGAAAAGAGCGCGTTCACCTACCGGCCCGGCGCGAGCGCGGGGGCGGGCGGAGGCGAATTCTCGCTCCAGACCGCGGCCGGCGCCGTCGAGCACGGCCTCATTCTCATGACCACGGACGGCCGGCAGATTACGCTGCTGTTCCTCGGCACGTATCTCGGCGCGCGCCTCCAGTTTCACATCGTGGGTCTCGCGAAAGACTTCGGAACGACGGCGATCACCAGCAGGGGATTGGCCGATACGAGCTTCGCGAGCCACGCCGACTACCTCACCGCCGTGACACAGGGAGCCGCCGCGCTGGCGCCCGCGGCTCGAGCCGAGGCCATCGCCCACGCGAACGCCAACCCACGTCTCGTGTCCGCGTACCAGCGCGAGACCGGCGCGCCCTAGGCCGGACACGCGGCCCGCGCCCTACCGCAGCAAAAAGCCGTCCGGCAGCGGATCGTCGGGCTCGAGCACGAAGGTGTGAAAGCCCGTAATCGAGGCCGACCCCGTGACTTCCGGGATCACGGCACGATGCGGGCCGACGCGCGCGTCCTCCACGAGCCGCCCCGAGAACCGGGTGCCGACCAGGCTTTCGTTCACGAACGGCGCGCCGACGGACAGGCGCCCGTCGGCCCACCGCGCCGCCATGACGGCGGACGTGCAGGTGCCGCACGGCGAGCGGTCGACCTCGCGGTCGGCAAACACCGTCAGACTGGTCTGATCGACATCCGCGCGCCGGGGCGGCCATCCCGTCACGACGCCGTAGAGTCCCTGGATCTCGGGCTCCAGCGGGTGGACGATGGCCGCGCCGCGCAGCACCGCGGCCTTGATCGCCGCGGCGGCGTCCACCAGGCGGCCGAGGGCCCCCGGCTCGTCACCGAGGCCGGCGGCGGGCCCGTCGACCAGCGCGTAGAACGCCCCGCCGTACGCCACGGTCACGGCGACGCGTCCGAGCCCGTCGACCGCCACGGTCCGCCGGTCCAGCACGAAGCTCGGCACGTTGCGCACCGTCACCGCCCGGACGCGGCCCTCCTCGATCGCCGCGCGTGCCCGCACGAGGCCGGCGGGCGTATCGAGCGCGATCGAGACCTCCGGGCCGGCCGGGGGGAGCAGCCCGGTCGCCGCCAGCGCCGTGACCAGCCCGATGATCCCATGACCGCACATCGTGCTGTAGCCTTCGTTGTGCATGAACAGCACGCCGCAGAACGCGTCCGCGGAGACCGGCGGCGTCATCACGCAGCCGTACATGTCCGCGTGGCCTCGCGGCTCCCACATGAGAAATCGCCGGACGTGGTCGAGATGGTCGCGCAGATAGCGCCGCCGCGCGAGGATCGTCTCGCCGGGCAGCGGCGGCAGCCCGCCGGTGACGATGCGCAGTGGCTCCCCGCCGACGTGGCAGTCCACCGTCTGGATGATGCGGCGGTACGACATGCCCGCTCATTCGCGTCACGCACACGACCTCCTCGCGCGGCGAGGAGGAGACCGGGTCCCGGAGGCCAACAAACACCGCACGATGCCGGCCCGATTTCTCACCCCGCAGGAGGTCGCCGCGGAGTTGCGCGTGTCGCCCGCGGTGGTGCTGCGCCTCTTGCGGCGCGGGGAGCTGCCCGCGCTGCGCGTCGGCCGGGTCTGGCGCGTGGCCGAGGACGATCTGCGCCGGTGGATCCGGCGCCGTCGTGCGCCCTCCGCGCGCGGTGCGCTGAACGGCCGCGGCGGACTCTGCCTGTGCGGGTGCGGTGACCGCGTCGCGGCCGCCGGCGCCCGCTTCCTGCCGGGACACGACGGCAAACTGGTGCACCGGCTCATGACGGATCAGGGCATGACGTTCGAGGCGGCGCGCGACGCGGTGCGCCGCGCAGAGCGTCCGCGGCTGCAGCAGCGGCTGTTCTGACCCGCGACCGCAAGCCGCGAGCTCGATGGGCGCGCCTCTGGGCCTGCGGCGCGAGCGAAGGATGCGACGCCCTTGAGCGAGCGTGCCGGGGGTGACGACGCGACCGCGGTTGGGTTCTTTGGTTATAATGGGGCCATGGAAAAACGAGCCGCCGCCGAGCTCCGCCGGACGTTCGGCCGGCGCGTCCACGACGCGCGGCGCGATGCGGGGCTGAGCCAGACGCAGCTCGCGCACGCCCTCGGCCTGCGCAGCGGGGTCGCGGTCGGCGACTGGGAGCGCGGCAAAGCGCTCCCGAAGTTCGAGACGTTTCTTCGTCTCTGCCAGGCGGTGAACCAGCCGCCGGCCTTCTTCATCGAGGGCTACCGCGACCGGCCGGTCAAGGATCCGCTCGATCGCCTCCGCGAGACGTTCGAAGCGGCGGAGGCCAAGACCGGCCAGCGGCACCTCGAGCTGCTGCACCGGCTCGAGCACCTGCCGGTCGAAGTCGGCCGCGGCATCGCACCGGAAGAACTGCGCGTGGCGCTCGACCACCTGCGATTCGAAGAGGCCGCCGCCACGGCGCAGGCCCGGCTCGCGGCGGCGGGGCGGCGGGGCGACGGCGGACTACCGTCCCGCGCTCCCGATGAGACCCGCGAGGCCGCGCAGGAGGCGTTCCGCCTCGGGTGGGACGCGGCGCTCGGCGCGCTTCGCGACTGGCTGTACCGGCGCGCGCGCGCATGACCCCCTCCGGCATCTTCGTGTATGGCACGCTGCAGGACGACGCGCTGGTGCAGCGTCTGCTCGGACGGCCTCTGCCGTGGAAGCCCGCGGTGCTGGAAGGGTATTGCCGGACGCTGGACGCCTCGATCGGGTACCCGGTCGTGCACCCGCTGGCCGGTGCCAGCGTGGACGGCCGGCTGCTCGACCCCGTCGATCAGGAGGCGCTCGCCGCGCTCGACGCCTACGAAGGCCGCGAGTACCGGCGGGTCATCGTACGGGTGCAGACCAGCGACGGACGGACGGTGGACGCCTACACGTACGTCCCCGCACCACGGGCGACGCCGGCGGCGCCGTAAGGATCAGACCCGGGCGCCCGACCGGTACCGCTCCAGCGCGACCCGGATCCGCGTCAGCGCTTCGGTAATCGCCTCGACCGACGCGGCGTAACTCAGCCGCAGATACCCCTGGCCGTGCGCGCCGAAGGCCGTCCCGGCCAGCACGGCGACGCCGGCCTCGTTCAGCAGCGCCGCCGCCAGCGCCCCGGCGTCGGGATCGATCGCCCGCACGTTCGGGAACGCGTAGAACGCGCCCGCGGGCACGAGACACCGCACGCCCGGCAGCGCCCGCAGCCCCGCCACGATCACGTCCCGGCGCCGCCGGAATTCCGCCACCATCCGATCGACACAGTCCTGGGGCCCGCGCAGGGCCGCGATCGCGGCCATCTGCGTGAACGCGGCCGTGCAGGAGTTGGAGTTGACCATCAACTGCGCCAGGCGCGCCGCCACGGCGGGAGTCGCGATGCCGTAGCCGATGCGCCAACCGGTCATCGCGTACGTCTTGCTGAACCCGTCGAGGATGATGGTCTGCTCGGCCATCCCCGGCAGCGACGCGAAGCTCGCGAACCGCTCTCCATAGAGAATGCGGCGGTAGATCTCGTCCGAGAGCACGGTGATCGGGCGGCCGCGGACGATCGCGGCGACCGCCTCGAAATCGGCGCTGGAGAGCACCCCGGCCGTCGGGTTGTGCGGCGAGTTGAGGATAATGAGGCGCGTCCGCGGCGTCACGAGCGCGCGCAGGTCCTCGGGATCCGCGCGGAATTCGCGGTCCTCGCGGAGCACCCACGGCACCGGCCGCGCCTCCAGGAACCGCGCGACCGACTCGTAGATCGGAAATCCCGGATCCGGATAGATCACCTCGTCCCCGGGGTTCAGCAGGGCCAGCATCGCGAAAAACATGATCGGCTTGGCGCCCGGCGTGATGACGACCTGATCCGGATGGACGGGAATGCCCCGGGAGCGCGCGGCGTCGTCCGCGATGGCTTCGCGGGCTTCGAGGAGGCCCGCGGCGGGCGTGTAGTGCGTGTACCCGTCGCGCAGCGCCCGGATCGCCGCCTCCTTGATGTGCTCCGGCGTATCGAAATCCGGCTCGCCGATCTCGAGATGAATGACCGACCGTCCCGCGGCCTCGAGCGCGCGGGCCCGCGCGAGCACTTCGAACGCCGTCTCGGTGCCGAGCCGCGCCATGCGGTCGGCGAATCGCGCCGCGGACCCCGTCTCCTGCGGTGCCTGGGACGCGCGCTCCGGTGCGGCGCCGTCGGGACCCATCTACGTGCCCTCCTGCCAGCCGGCCAGATACCGCGCCTGTTCGGCCGTCAGCGTGTCGATCGCCACCCCCGAGGCGGCGAGTTTGAGCGTCGCGACCTGCCGGTCGATCTCGTCCGGCACGCCGTAGACGGCCGGGGCGAGCGTCCCCCCCCGCCGGGCCAAATATTCCGTCACCAGCGCCTGGTTGGCGAAACTCATGTCCATCACGGCCGCAGGATGGCCTTCCGCCGCGGCCAGGTTGAGGAGGCGGCCCTCGGCCAGCACGTAGATCCGGCGGCCGTCCGCGAGCCGGAATTCTTCCACGTTCGGGCGGACCGGCCGCCGGGAGTCCGCGAGATCCGCGAGCGCGGCGAGGTCGAGCTCGACGTCGAAATGCCCCGAGTTCGCGACGATGGCGCGGTCCTTCATCGCCTCGAAGTGCTCGCGGCGGACGATCGAGGTATTGCCGGTCACCGTGATGACAACGTCGGCGATCTGCACCGCCTGGAGCATCGGCAGCACCCGGTGTCCGTCCATGTGCGCCTCGAGGGCGCGCACCGGGTCGACTTCGGTCACCACGACCTGCGCGCCCATGCCCCGCGCCCGGAGCGCGAGGCCGCGGCCGCAGTTGCCGTACCCGGCGACCGCGATCGTCCGGCCGGCGAGGAGCAGGTTCGTCGCCCGCAGCAGCCCGTCGAGGGTCGACTGACCGGTGCCGTACCGGTTGTCGAAGAGATGCTTCGTCAGCGCGTCGTTCACCGCGACGATCGGGTACTTGAGGACGCCGGCCGTCGCCATGCTGCGCAGCCGGATGACACCGGTCGTCGTCTCTTCACTGCCGCCTCGAACGTCACCGAGCAGCTCGGAGCGCGCGTTGTGGATCGTAGACACGAGATCCGCCCCGTCGTCCATGGTCAGGTGCGGCCGCGTATCCAGCGCCTGGTTGATGTGCCGGTAGTAGGTATCGCGGTCCTCTCCGCGCCGCGCGAACACGGGGAGATGCCACTCGGCCACGAGCGCCGCGGCGACGTCGTCCTGGGTCGAAAGCGGGTTGCTGGCGCACAGCGCCACCTGCGCCCCGCCGTCGTGCAGCGTGCGCATCAGGTTCGCCGTCTCGGTGGTGACGTGCAGGCAGGCCGCGATCCGCACGCCGGCCAGCGGACGCTCGCGCGCAAACCGGTCCCGGATGGCGCGGAGGACCGGCATCTCCCCGTCGGCCCACGCGATGCGGTCCCAGCCCGCGCGGGCCAGGCCGGGATCATTGATATCGACGTTCACCGGTCACCTCCGGCGCCTGGAACGGCGCCTGCCACGACTTCGACAACGGGACCTCGATACCCCGGTCGCCCCGGCGTCAGCGCCGTCCGCCCGCGAGCCGCGCGGCTTCCGGCCGCGCGCGCAACCGCATCATTGCGAGGCTGCCGAGGGCGGGCCCGACGCTCAGCACGGCGAAGGCGAGCCGCCATCCGCCGGCGCGGAGCACGAACGGGAGCACCTGGATGCTGACCGCGGTCAAGAGGAATCCGAGCGACGTCTGCAGCGCCAGCGCGCTGCCGACCCGGCGGGGATCGGCGAGTTCGCTGATCGCGGCGGAGAACTGGGCCGAATCGGCGATCACCGTGATCCCCCACGCCACCGCCACAGCCACGACCACGGCCGGCGCCCGACCGAACAGCAACCCGGCGGCGAGCCCGGCGGCGCCGCTCAGCGCCATCGCGCCGGCGGTCGTGACGGTACGGCCGACGCGGTCCGCCACCAACCCGCCGGCGATGCAGCCGCCGGCGCCGAAGCCGATCACGGCGAACGCCGCGAGGCTCGCCGCGCGGCGGACGTCCCCCGGCGCACCCGCATATCCCGAGGCCTGAAAGCTGGCCAGCAGGAACACCGGGATCCACGTCCACATCGCGTACAACTCCCACATGTGGCCGAAGTAGCCCAGGTTGGCCAGCCGCAGCGCCGGATCGCGCAGCGCCCGAAACGCCCACTGCAGATCGAGCGCGGCGGCGGGCGCGTCGAACGGTCCCAGCCGCACGAAGAACGCGACGATGACGGCGGAGAGGACCGCGCCCCCGCTCGTCGCCGCGATGACCGCCTGCCAGTGCAGGACCGCCGTTCCTCCGGCGGCGATCAGGTGCGGCAGCGCCGATCCCAGCGTCAAGGCCCCAACGAGGGTCCCGATTGCGAGGCCGCGGCCCTCGCGAAACCAACCCGTCATGAGCTTCATCCCCGTCGGGTACACGCCGGCGAGGAGCGCCCCCAGGGCCACGCGCAGACACACGGCCGGGACGAGCCGGCCCGCGGCTGCGGGCAGCAGTCCGTTCACGACCGCCGCGCCGGTTGCGGCCGCGACGAAGACGGTCCGCGCCGACAGCACATCGCCGAGCCCGCTCACCGCCAGTCCGAGCGCGCCGGCCACGAATCCGACCTGAACGCCGACGGTGAGCAGCGCGAGTTGCGACGGCGAGAGGGCCCAGTCCCTCGCGAGCGACGGCGCGACGGCCGCCGCGCTGAACCACGTGCTCATCGCGCCGATCTGCGCCGCCGCGATCAGGCCGAGCGCGGCCCAGCGGCCGGTCGCCACTCCTGGTGCAGACGGTGGTGCCTGGATCGGCGGCATGCCTCCCTACGGTACCAGGAAAATTGCGCCGCCGGGCAAGAAGTCGGCCCTGTGATCCCGACTCCCGCCGTCCGGCTGCCCGGCGGACCGCCGACGGTCCCGCCGCCCCGGTCCGGGCCCCTCGATCTTGAGACGTTGTTTTTCGCACGCCGGATCAGCGCGGTCGAGTGGTCCGCCGACGGCCGGCATCTCTTCTTCGAAACCAACGTCACCGGACGATTCAACATCTGGCAGGTGCCGCGGGACGGCGGGTGGCCGGTCCAGTTGACCGTGTCCGACGAGCGCACGGCGCTCGGCCGTCCGTCCCCGGACGGCCGGTGGCTCCTCTTCTCGCAAGATCGGGCCGGCAACGAGAAGCCGAACCTGATCCTCCAGCCGCTCCCGCGGGGCCGGCCGCGGGCCTTGACTACGACGGCGGGCGTCGGCTACCGCAGCGTGCGGTGGTCGCCCGATGGACGGTCGCTGACCTTCGCCGCCGAGCGGGCGGGCCCGGGCCAATACGACGTATTTCGGCTCGATATCGCCGCCGCGACCGTCGAACGCCTCGCCGGCCACGAGCGCGGCCAGTGTACGACCGTGCGGTGGAGTCCGGACGGACGCCGGCTCGCCCTCACCCGCACCTGGGATTACGCCCACGGCGGCGTGGGCGTCCTCGACCTCGCCGCCGGCGAAGAGCGGACGCTGCTCGCCATCGACCCCGCGGCCGATCACCAGGCGCTCGGGTGGACCCACGACGGCCACGCGCTCCTCGTGTCGTCCAACGCTACGCCGCCGGGCACCTACGGCGTGGCCCGCCTCGACGTCGACACCGCGGTCCTCACGTGGCTCGATCAGGGCGACTGGGACGTCGAGCTGCTCGACACCTCACCGGTGGACGATCGGTATGTCTGCGCGCGGAACGAGGGGGGGACCCACATAGCCGTCCTCCGAGCGCCGGACGGCGAGGCCCGGACGATCCCTCTGCCGGCCGGCGTCGTGGCGGAGGCGATTTTCTCACCCGACGGGCGCTCGATCGCCCTGCTCCACAGCACGGCCGCCTCCCCGTTCGAACTGTGGGTCTACGGCTGCGCCGACGGGACGCTCGTGCGGCTCAGCCGGTCACTGGTGGGCGGCCTCGACGACGAGGACTTCGTCCGCCCGAGTCTCGTGACGTACCCGTCGTTCGACGGGACGCCGATTGCGGCGTTTGTGAACCTGCCGCCCGGTGCGCGGCCCGATCGATCGGCGCCGGGAATCGTGTACCCGCACGGCGGGCCGGCCGCTCAACACATGAACGGCTGGACGCCGCTCGTGCAGTACCTCGTGTCGCACGGCTTCGCGGTCATCGCGCCGAACTACCGTGGATCCACCGGCTTCGGCCGCGCCTTCGAAGAAGCCAACATGCTGGATATGGGCGGCGGGGACCTGCGCGACGTTACCGCCGCCGCGGACGTGCTGGCGGCCTCCGGCTACGTGGACCCGCGGCGCATCGCCGTCATGGGCGGCTCCTACGGCGGCTACCTCACCTTGATGGCGCTCGCCAAGTATCCCGAGCGCTGGGCCGCCGGCGTCGCGATCGTGCCGTTTGCGAACTGGTTCACCGAATACGAGCACGAGGATCAGACGCTGCGGGATTCCGATCGGGCGAGGATGGGCGATCCGGTCGAGCAGGCGGACCTGTGGCGGGACCGCTCGCCGATCTTCTTTGCCGACCGCATCCAGGTACCGCTCCTGGTGCTGGCGGGCGCGAACGACGTGCGCTGCCCGGCGGAGGAAGCGGAGCAGATCGTGCGCGCGGTACGGGCGGCCGGCGGCGACGCCGATCTTCGGATCTATGCCGACGAGGGCCACGGCTTCCGGCGCCGGGAGAACGAACTCGACGCCCACCGCCGGACGGCGGAGTTCCTCCGCCGGCACCTCCAGCCGGGTAAGGAGACGGCATGACGGCGCGGCGCCTCGGGTCGCTACGCTGGCGTGGCGATCGGGGACGGTAGATCCTCGTCCGCAATGCCCGCGGCGCGTGCACACTCGGCGATCGCGCGCCACGTGTCCTCGGGCACCTCGATCCCGGCCGCCGACCGCTCGCGCCGAGCTTCCGCCTCCGGCTGGCCCGGCGTGCGCACCCGGTCGATCCCGGGCGCCGGCGGGACTGCGCGGATGCGGTCCACGATCCGGCGCGCCTGCGTCTTCGCGTCCTCCGCCGGCCGCATCGCCGCGGGATCGATCGCGAGAAACAGAGCACCGGAGTTGTTGTGCACCGGCTCGCCCCCGGGCGCGTCCCGCGTCGCGTCCGCCCCCGTGAGCGCCTGACCGAGCAACTCCGCGGCGACCGAGAGGCCGAACCCTTTGTGGGCCGCGGCCGGCAGCAGCGCGCCGCCGGCGTAGTAGTCCTCGACATCGATCGACGGCCGTCCGTCGCGATCCACGATGGACCCCGGCGGCAGCGGCTTGTGGGCCGCCCGGGCCACCATGAGCTTGCCTGCGGCCACGGCGGTCGTCGCAAAATCGACCACGACCGGATGATCGCCCTCGACGGGGAACCCGACGGCGATCGGGTTCGTGCCCAGCGTCGGGCGGATGCCGCCGTGGGGCACGGCGGCGCGCTGGCCCAAACCGCCGACCCATACCAGCGCGACATATCCCTGTTCGGAGGCACGTTCCATGTACTCGCCCATCCGGCCGAGGTGATTGCACCGGACCGCGCCGACGGCCCCCACGCCGAACTCCCGCGCCCGGCGCACCGCTTCGTCCGTGGCCAGCCGGCCGGCGAGCTGCCCAAACCCCCACTCCCCGCTGACAGTACCGGTCGCCCGCCGGCCGCCGATGACGCGCGGCCTGGCCGCGGGCCGGACCAAGCCGTCGCGAATCCGCTGCGCGTACTGCGGAATCCGTAAGGCACCGTGCGAGTCGTGGCCGGTCAGATTGGCATCGATCAGCGACGCCGCGACGAGCTGCGCGATATCGTCCGGCGCACCCAGCGCGGCGAAGATCCTCGCCCCAAGGGCGGTGAGGGCGTCTGATTGGAAGCGGCGGCCGGCCAAGGGGTGATCACTCCTTCCGTGTCGTCGAGCGCCCGCGCACGAAGCGGCGTGTGACCGCAGACGGGACCTCGCCATCTTCGGCTCGCGGTGGTGCGAGGTCCTGCGGCGCGTAAAACGCTCGTAACATTTGTGATCCGCGGGAAGGAAGCAGGGCGCGTGTTCCCAAAAGTGAGATCACACTCCGGCGACGCGCGCACACAGGAGGAACGGACATGACATTACATCGGCTCGGCCCCAGCGCGGCCGTTCTCGCGGTCGCGCTGGCCGCCGGCGCCGCGCTCGCGGCCGGCGCCCCGACGACGACCGTGCAGGGGACGCTCGCCTCGATCACCGCCACTGCGGCCGACGTGACGACCACGACGGGCACGACCGCCGTCGCGATCACCGACGAGACGCGTGTCACGCGGCGGGTTCCGGCGACGTTGGCCGACGTCAAGACCGGCAGCTTCCTCGGCGTGGCGGCGAACAGGACGGCCGACGGCAGGCTGACCGCGGTGTCGATCAACATCCTGGACGCGTTCCGCGCCGTGGCACGCAGCGGCCAGTTTCCGATGGCGTCCGGTGACGTCATGACGAACGCCGACGTGACGAGCGTGGTGACCTCCGCGTCCGGCCGCACCATCACCATGACCTACCAGGGCAAGACGGCGAGGATCATCGTCCCGCCCAATACGCCGATCCACCGCGTCGAGCCGGCCACGATCGCCGATCTCAAAGCCGGCCAGCAGGTGACCGTGCGCGGGACCGCCGGTCCGGACGGCCGCGTGGCGGCGTCGTCGATTTCGATCGAGTAGATTCACGGAAAGCTACGGGTTCTCGAAGTGCGGATTGCCCACCTCGAAGGAGTCTACGAGCAGGTGGACAAGCGCCTCGGCGCGATTGAGGTCCGTCTGGGCGACCTCGACCGCAAAATCGATGCGAAGATCGACGGCGTCAATGCTCGCGATCTTGGCCGGCCGGCGGTAACCGTGCGGGAGTACTGAGCGGTCTGGGCCGGGCGCCTGCCTGCCGGGACAGGCAGGTCACTCGATGAAGTCTTTGAGCCGCTTGCTCCGGCTCGGATGCCGCAGTTTCCGGAGCGCCTTCGCCTCGATCTGCCGGATTCGCTCCCGGGTGACGCCGAACTCGCGGCCCACTTCCTCGAGCGTCCGCGGGCGCCCGTCGTCGAGGCCGAAGCGCAGCTTGAGCACCTTCCGCTCGCGGGGCGTCAGCGTGTCCA from bacterium includes:
- the ahcY gene encoding adenosylhomocysteinase, giving the protein MNVDINDPGLARAGWDRIAWADGEMPVLRAIRDRFARERPLAGVRIAACLHVTTETANLMRTLHDGGAQVALCASNPLSTQDDVAAALVAEWHLPVFARRGEDRDTYYRHINQALDTRPHLTMDDGADLVSTIHNARSELLGDVRGGSEETTTGVIRLRSMATAGVLKYPIVAVNDALTKHLFDNRYGTGQSTLDGLLRATNLLLAGRTIAVAGYGNCGRGLALRARGMGAQVVVTEVDPVRALEAHMDGHRVLPMLQAVQIADVVITVTGNTSIVRREHFEAMKDRAIVANSGHFDVELDLAALADLADSRRPVRPNVEEFRLADGRRIYVLAEGRLLNLAAAEGHPAAVMDMSFANQALVTEYLARRGGTLAPAVYGVPDEIDRQVATLKLAASGVAIDTLTAEQARYLAGWQEGT
- a CDS encoding S9 family peptidase, yielding MIPTPAVRLPGGPPTVPPPRSGPLDLETLFFARRISAVEWSADGRHLFFETNVTGRFNIWQVPRDGGWPVQLTVSDERTALGRPSPDGRWLLFSQDRAGNEKPNLILQPLPRGRPRALTTTAGVGYRSVRWSPDGRSLTFAAERAGPGQYDVFRLDIAAATVERLAGHERGQCTTVRWSPDGRRLALTRTWDYAHGGVGVLDLAAGEERTLLAIDPAADHQALGWTHDGHALLVSSNATPPGTYGVARLDVDTAVLTWLDQGDWDVELLDTSPVDDRYVCARNEGGTHIAVLRAPDGEARTIPLPAGVVAEAIFSPDGRSIALLHSTAASPFELWVYGCADGTLVRLSRSLVGGLDDEDFVRPSLVTYPSFDGTPIAAFVNLPPGARPDRSAPGIVYPHGGPAAQHMNGWTPLVQYLVSHGFAVIAPNYRGSTGFGRAFEEANMLDMGGGDLRDVTAAADVLAASGYVDPRRIAVMGGSYGGYLTLMALAKYPERWAAGVAIVPFANWFTEYEHEDQTLRDSDRARMGDPVEQADLWRDRSPIFFADRIQVPLLVLAGANDVRCPAEEAEQIVRAVRAAGGDADLRIYADEGHGFRRRENELDAHRRTAEFLRRHLQPGKETA
- a CDS encoding gamma-glutamylcyclotransferase family protein → MTPSGIFVYGTLQDDALVQRLLGRPLPWKPAVLEGYCRTLDASIGYPVVHPLAGASVDGRLLDPVDQEALAALDAYEGREYRRVIVRVQTSDGRTVDAYTYVPAPRATPAAP
- a CDS encoding transporter substrate-binding domain-containing protein, encoding MTLAWARAAVAGLALLAVAACSPRTAEQAPPLPSVPHPAAAGPAVAAVRRAGRLRVAADLSVPPMAFRDSSGPRGFDVDLVGLVAQALGVRAEITDTPIGVLRDKFPADADLAVGGLPTGTVPGAASAPYAVASPTIVWGSRTRGHDLAALRGRPTAAPAGSAGERIARDAGVTLVSTYLPEQSLAAVASGRVDAAITDGPEGLGFVAGRTGLRATSTGVPATPLVLVVRPGAEDLADYVSAVIQALRAGGGLDQLRRRWSL
- a CDS encoding pyridoxal phosphate-dependent aminotransferase, translated to MARLGTETAFEVLARARALEAAGRSVIHLEIGEPDFDTPEHIKEAAIRALRDGYTHYTPAAGLLEAREAIADDAARSRGIPVHPDQVVITPGAKPIMFFAMLALLNPGDEVIYPDPGFPIYESVARFLEARPVPWVLREDREFRADPEDLRALVTPRTRLIILNSPHNPTAGVLSSADFEAVAAIVRGRPITVLSDEIYRRILYGERFASFASLPGMAEQTIILDGFSKTYAMTGWRIGYGIATPAVAARLAQLMVNSNSCTAAFTQMAAIAALRGPQDCVDRMVAEFRRRRDVIVAGLRALPGVRCLVPAGAFYAFPNVRAIDPDAGALAAALLNEAGVAVLAGTAFGAHGQGYLRLSYAASVEAITEALTRIRVALERYRSGARV
- a CDS encoding proline racemase family protein; the encoded protein is MSYRRIIQTVDCHVGGEPLRIVTGGLPPLPGETILARRRYLRDHLDHVRRFLMWEPRGHADMYGCVMTPPVSADAFCGVLFMHNEGYSTMCGHGIIGLVTALAATGLLPPAGPEVSIALDTPAGLVRARAAIEEGRVRAVTVRNVPSFVLDRRTVAVDGLGRVAVTVAYGGAFYALVDGPAAGLGDEPGALGRLVDAAAAIKAAVLRGAAIVHPLEPEIQGLYGVVTGWPPRRADVDQTSLTVFADREVDRSPCGTCTSAVMAARWADGRLSVGAPFVNESLVGTRFSGRLVEDARVGPHRAVIPEVTGSASITGFHTFVLEPDDPLPDGFLLR
- a CDS encoding helix-turn-helix domain-containing protein gives rise to the protein MPAHSRHAHDLLARRGGDRVPEANKHRTMPARFLTPQEVAAELRVSPAVVLRLLRRGELPALRVGRVWRVAEDDLRRWIRRRRAPSARGALNGRGGLCLCGCGDRVAAAGARFLPGHDGKLVHRLMTDQGMTFEAARDAVRRAERPRLQQRLF
- a CDS encoding MFS transporter, which gives rise to MPPIQAPPSAPGVATGRWAALGLIAAAQIGAMSTWFSAAAVAPSLARDWALSPSQLALLTVGVQVGFVAGALGLAVSGLGDVLSARTVFVAAATGAAVVNGLLPAAAGRLVPAVCLRVALGALLAGVYPTGMKLMTGWFREGRGLAIGTLVGALTLGSALPHLIAAGGTAVLHWQAVIAATSGGAVLSAVIVAFFVRLGPFDAPAAALDLQWAFRALRDPALRLANLGYFGHMWELYAMWTWIPVFLLASFQASGYAGAPGDVRRAASLAAFAVIGFGAGGCIAGGLVADRVGRTVTTAGAMALSGAAGLAAGLLFGRAPAVVVAVAVAWGITVIADSAQFSAAISELADPRRVGSALALQTSLGFLLTAVSIQVLPFVLRAGGWRLAFAVLSVGPALGSLAMMRLRARPEAARLAGGRR
- a CDS encoding helix-turn-helix transcriptional regulator, with the protein product MSERAGGDDATAVGFFGYNGAMEKRAAAELRRTFGRRVHDARRDAGLSQTQLAHALGLRSGVAVGDWERGKALPKFETFLRLCQAVNQPPAFFIEGYRDRPVKDPLDRLRETFEAAEAKTGQRHLELLHRLEHLPVEVGRGIAPEELRVALDHLRFEEAAATAQARLAAAGRRGDGGLPSRAPDETREAAQEAFRLGWDAALGALRDWLYRRARA